The following coding sequences are from one Nitrospirota bacterium window:
- a CDS encoding corrinoid protein — MSEAELIEKIRTNVIQGRVTAEDEGFDEGFEGEPATVELVEEAIDREADLKALIIDGLTGGMNAVGGYFESGRYLIPDMLASAEAVGEAMDILAPHLEGAGVQSKGRFLIATVKGDLHDIGKNIVSIMLKGAGYEIVDLGTDVPTEKIVQAVREHGPRFLGLSALLTTTMREMENVIRSLESAGMRDTVKVLVGGAPTSPEFAQKIGADVHCADAFQAVDYTGEQAA, encoded by the coding sequence ATGAGCGAAGCAGAACTCATAGAGAAAATACGGACCAACGTCATCCAGGGAAGGGTGACCGCCGAGGACGAGGGCTTCGACGAGGGCTTCGAAGGCGAGCCCGCCACGGTGGAGCTTGTGGAGGAGGCCATCGACAGGGAGGCGGACCTGAAGGCCCTCATCATAGACGGCCTGACCGGCGGCATGAACGCCGTGGGCGGGTATTTCGAGAGCGGCCGGTACCTGATACCCGACATGCTGGCCTCGGCCGAGGCGGTGGGGGAGGCCATGGACATCCTGGCCCCGCACCTGGAAGGGGCGGGGGTGCAGAGCAAGGGCCGCTTTCTCATCGCCACGGTGAAGGGGGACCTGCACGACATCGGCAAGAACATCGTCTCCATCATGCTCAAGGGCGCGGGCTACGAAATAGTGGACCTGGGGACCGACGTCCCCACGGAGAAGATCGTCCAGGCCGTCCGGGAGCACGGCCCCCGCTTCCTGGGGCTCTCCGCGCTTCTGACCACGACCATGCGGGAGATGGAAAACGTCATCCGGTCCCTGGAGAGCGCGGGCATGAGGGACACCGTGAAGGTGCTCGTCGGCGGCGCGCCCACCTCCCCGGAGTTCGCCCAGAAGATAGGGGCCGATGTGCACTGCGCCGACGCCTTCCAGGCCGTGGACTACACGGGGGAGCAGGCGGCGTGA
- a CDS encoding class I SAM-dependent methyltransferase: protein MSHHRGSIEKKQAPYSEAAGTGQYAKRTGLAGKYDNVRRFWEDEVTRLFLRSYLKDIVDAKARRLERLRVLDLGCGVGDGYDLLTGVTAKEPGLYEYAVELMDKKMLGLYKGIDINLDLIAEASEYYGGDERIAFEAGDFSAGLRLGRDAPYDVYFTSYGTVSHFTTEQTVRLLADIARHAAPGALVVLDWLGRYSYEWQDLWTEAGGDDYFMDYRISYIYPPEERSQVEIQSFPLRLLSRADALAVVEEAGRLSGVTLEVERFFDRSIFVGRHMDTAEYNRHCPAVRQAVNSLLEPNTRTDLTALLMDYHPRNGFPALNAYFEKFFLAWNALVVHVIEFLSAFGGEGGKGAAASPDLYKFYPEPLRRAVSTMERVVETTGDLPGDARANIIEPQLAYALRRLEMELQSGEGTGHGFAGVITVRK from the coding sequence GTGAGCCACCACAGGGGGAGCATCGAGAAGAAGCAGGCCCCATACTCCGAGGCGGCGGGCACCGGCCAGTACGCGAAGCGGACCGGCCTGGCCGGCAAGTACGACAACGTCCGGCGCTTCTGGGAGGACGAGGTCACGCGCCTTTTCCTGAGGTCGTACCTCAAGGACATCGTGGACGCCAAGGCCCGGAGGCTCGAGCGGCTCCGGGTGCTGGACCTCGGATGCGGCGTCGGCGACGGGTATGACCTGCTCACCGGCGTGACCGCCAAGGAACCCGGCCTGTACGAATACGCCGTGGAGCTGATGGACAAGAAGATGCTGGGCCTGTACAAAGGGATAGACATCAACCTCGACCTCATCGCCGAGGCCTCGGAGTATTACGGCGGGGACGAGCGCATCGCCTTCGAAGCCGGGGACTTCTCCGCGGGGCTTCGCCTGGGGAGGGACGCTCCCTACGACGTGTACTTCACCTCCTACGGGACCGTCTCCCATTTCACGACGGAGCAGACGGTGCGGCTTCTGGCCGACATAGCGCGTCACGCGGCCCCGGGGGCCCTGGTGGTTCTGGACTGGCTGGGACGCTACTCCTACGAATGGCAGGACCTCTGGACGGAGGCCGGCGGGGACGATTACTTCATGGATTACAGGATATCCTACATCTATCCGCCGGAGGAACGGAGCCAGGTGGAGATACAGTCCTTTCCCCTGAGGCTGCTCTCTCGGGCCGACGCCCTGGCGGTGGTGGAGGAGGCCGGCCGCCTCTCCGGCGTGACTCTGGAGGTGGAGCGGTTCTTCGACCGGTCCATCTTCGTGGGGCGGCACATGGATACGGCCGAGTACAACAGGCACTGCCCGGCCGTCAGGCAGGCGGTGAATTCCCTCCTGGAGCCCAACACGCGCACGGACCTCACGGCCCTCCTGATGGACTACCATCCCCGGAACGGGTTTCCCGCCCTGAACGCGTATTTCGAGAAGTTCTTCCTGGCCTGGAACGCCCTGGTGGTGCACGTCATCGAGTTTCTCTCGGCCTTCGGCGGCGAAGGGGGCAAGGGCGCGGCGGCCTCTCCGGACCTGTACAAGTTTTATCCCGAGCCTCTCCGGCGGGCCGTTTCGACCATGGAGCGGGTCGTGGAGACGACCGGGGACCTCCCGGGGGACGCCCGGGCGAACATCATCGAGCCCCAGCTTGCTTACGCCCTGAGGCGGCTGGAGATGGAGCTTCAGTCGGGGGAGGGCACGGGGCACGGCTTCGCCGGCGTGATAACGGTAAGGAAATAA
- the asnB gene encoding asparagine synthase B encodes MCGISGMWGDVQEDTVREMMGLLAHRGPDAEGLFVSPGGHGVLGHRRLSIMDPEGGNQPIHNEDRTMAIVANGEIYNFPALRPALAGRHRLRTTSDSEAILHLYEEHGTRVVEHLDGMYAFVIADGPHLVAARDPIGIKPLYLGRNGKGLCFASELRALASFCEEVEEFPPGTVFHSGEGFRRFYTVPDIPAEDRALGEHVQELRETLERAVVKRLMSDVPVGAFLSGGLDSSIICALARKHLDELHTFSVGIEGSRDLEAARTVSRHLGTIHHEYILTAHELRESLPGIIYSLESFDQDLVRSGFPCYFTSRLAAEHVKVILTGEGADELFAGYTYYKGIEADGLLHGELRRSVSALHNVNLQRVDRMTMAQSIEGRVPFLDLAMIELGMRIPARHKLRGEPPVEKWILRKAFEDLLPREIIWRKKEQFDEGSGAVDLLEESLAGTMSEAQAEAYRQKWPETFLRSPEECFYHRLFMEAFPNPGPVLRNVGRWAERPPEISCSL; translated from the coding sequence ATGTGCGGCATATCGGGGATGTGGGGAGACGTCCAGGAGGACACGGTCAGGGAGATGATGGGCCTGCTGGCGCACCGGGGCCCGGACGCAGAGGGGCTGTTCGTCTCCCCCGGCGGCCACGGCGTGCTCGGCCACAGGAGACTCAGCATCATGGACCCCGAAGGCGGAAACCAGCCCATCCATAACGAAGACCGCACCATGGCCATCGTGGCAAACGGCGAGATTTACAATTTCCCCGCGCTGAGGCCCGCCCTGGCCGGGAGGCACCGGCTGCGCACCACCAGCGACAGCGAGGCCATTCTGCATCTTTACGAGGAGCACGGCACGCGCGTGGTGGAGCACCTGGACGGCATGTACGCCTTTGTCATAGCCGACGGCCCCCACCTGGTGGCCGCCCGCGACCCCATCGGCATCAAGCCCCTCTACCTGGGCAGAAACGGGAAGGGCCTCTGCTTTGCATCCGAGCTCCGAGCCCTGGCCTCCTTCTGCGAGGAGGTCGAGGAGTTCCCGCCGGGCACGGTCTTTCACTCCGGGGAGGGTTTCCGCAGGTTCTACACGGTGCCGGACATCCCGGCGGAGGACAGGGCACTGGGGGAGCACGTGCAGGAGCTCAGGGAGACCCTGGAGAGGGCCGTGGTAAAGCGCCTGATGAGCGACGTCCCCGTCGGGGCGTTCCTTTCGGGGGGCCTGGACAGCAGCATCATCTGCGCCCTGGCCAGAAAACACCTGGATGAGCTGCACACCTTCTCCGTGGGCATCGAGGGAAGCAGGGACCTGGAGGCCGCGCGCACGGTCTCGCGCCACCTGGGCACCATTCACCACGAGTACATCCTTACCGCCCATGAGCTCAGGGAAAGCCTCCCGGGCATCATCTACTCCCTGGAGTCCTTCGACCAGGACCTGGTGCGCAGCGGGTTTCCCTGCTACTTCACCTCGAGGCTGGCCGCCGAGCACGTCAAGGTCATCCTCACCGGGGAGGGCGCGGACGAGCTGTTCGCCGGCTACACGTACTACAAGGGCATCGAGGCCGACGGCCTCCTGCACGGCGAGCTCCGCCGCTCGGTCTCCGCACTGCACAACGTCAACCTCCAGCGGGTGGACCGCATGACCATGGCCCAGTCCATCGAAGGAAGGGTCCCCTTCCTGGACCTGGCCATGATAGAGCTGGGGATGCGCATTCCCGCCCGGCACAAGCTGAGGGGGGAGCCCCCGGTGGAGAAGTGGATACTGAGGAAGGCCTTCGAGGACCTCCTGCCCCGGGAGATCATCTGGCGGAAGAAGGAGCAGTTCGACGAGGGAAGCGGGGCGGTGGACCTGCTCGAGGAAAGCCTCGCCGGGACGATGAGCGAGGCCCAGGCCGAGGCGTACCGGCAGAAGTGGCCCGAGACCTTCCTGCGCTCCCCCGAGGAGTGCTTCTACCACAGGCTCTTCATGGAGGCCTTCCCCAACCCCGGGCCCGTCCTCAGGAACGTGGGCCGCTGGGCGGAGCGCCCTCCGGAGATTTCCTGCTCCCTCTAG
- a CDS encoding ferredoxin reductase family protein, producing MSHERGGLVGAALSRIVPYALLVLAAPTLALIVEPSSEKAFVVEMAKGLALMAFVVLMLQPILAARIKWMERPFGYDIVIRFHKFMAVLAACVLVAHPLLLTLGIGAKVLVGVTVPWPVWLGRATLLLVLFNVLVSAFQRRLRIAFERWRALHGILGPAILVFIFTHSMLLGDDLQSNDALRTLWIVLLVASLSVFIYHTMLRPIRLAPYRVSQVIEEAPKVWTVKMTPPEGGRIYDYAPGQFHFVTFHRREGLPEEEHHWTVSSSPTERGYVSSTIKALGDFTSTIGQTRPGDTATVQGAFGRFSYVFHPGEKDLVFIAGGIGVTPLMSMLRHMRDTKADRDVLFLYANRTWDSAVFREELAEMEKAEHPRLTLVHVLRDPPEGWRGEQGHITEEMIRKYAGENPAGKGFYVCGPPGLLKAAIGNLTAMGVRDGQIHMEIFSFLD from the coding sequence ATGAGCCATGAGAGGGGGGGACTTGTGGGTGCCGCTCTTTCAAGAATAGTTCCGTACGCCCTTCTTGTCCTGGCCGCCCCGACCCTGGCCCTCATTGTCGAGCCCTCTTCGGAGAAGGCCTTCGTCGTGGAAATGGCCAAGGGCCTCGCCCTCATGGCCTTCGTCGTCCTGATGCTCCAGCCCATCCTGGCGGCCCGGATAAAATGGATGGAGCGCCCCTTCGGTTATGACATCGTCATCCGGTTTCACAAGTTCATGGCCGTCCTGGCGGCCTGCGTGCTGGTCGCCCACCCCCTGCTGCTCACCCTGGGCATCGGGGCCAAGGTCCTCGTGGGCGTCACGGTGCCCTGGCCCGTCTGGCTCGGGCGGGCGACCCTCCTGCTGGTGCTCTTCAACGTGCTGGTGAGCGCCTTTCAGCGGAGGCTTCGCATCGCGTTTGAGCGCTGGCGCGCCCTGCACGGCATCCTGGGCCCGGCCATCCTGGTGTTCATCTTCACCCACAGCATGCTCCTGGGAGACGACCTTCAGAGCAACGACGCCCTCCGCACCCTCTGGATTGTCCTCCTCGTGGCGTCGTTGTCGGTCTTTATCTACCACACCATGTTGAGGCCCATCAGGCTCGCTCCGTACAGGGTCAGCCAGGTCATCGAGGAAGCCCCGAAGGTCTGGACCGTGAAGATGACCCCGCCTGAGGGGGGACGGATATACGATTACGCACCCGGACAGTTTCACTTCGTCACGTTTCACCGCAGGGAGGGGCTTCCGGAGGAAGAGCACCACTGGACCGTCTCCTCGAGCCCGACGGAGCGCGGGTACGTCAGCTCCACCATAAAGGCCCTGGGGGACTTCACCTCCACCATCGGGCAGACCAGGCCCGGCGACACCGCCACCGTGCAGGGGGCCTTCGGCAGGTTCTCCTACGTGTTTCACCCCGGGGAGAAGGACCTCGTTTTCATCGCAGGCGGCATCGGTGTGACCCCCCTTATGAGCATGCTCCGCCACATGCGGGACACGAAGGCCGACCGGGACGTCCTTTTTCTCTATGCCAACAGAACCTGGGATTCCGCCGTCTTCAGGGAGGAGCTGGCGGAGATGGAAAAGGCGGAGCACCCCCGCCTCACCCTGGTCCACGTGCTCCGGGACCCGCCGGAGGGCTGGCGAGGGGAGCAGGGGCACATCACGGAGGAGATGATAAGGAAATACGCCGGCGAAAACCCGGCCGGAAAGGGTTTTTACGTCTGCGGCCCGCCCGGCCTGTTAAAGGCCGCCATAGGGAACCTCACGGCGATGGGCGTGCGGGACGGGCAGATTCACATGGAAATATTCTCTTTCCTCGATTAG
- a CDS encoding spore coat protein U domain-containing protein — translation MRKTVLILVIVALVAWAAPAMSFQTQGNVPVSATVLGMCTISGGSIAFGNLTSAAHPVVVGVVTQPTINCTNGLSYTITDDAGANDIAGAPQMTDGSGNLIPYTFTYNAGPLVGSGVDETPMNLAAQVPANGAQSKPAGAYSDTIVFTITY, via the coding sequence ATGAGAAAAACGGTTTTGATTCTGGTTATCGTGGCCCTGGTGGCCTGGGCGGCCCCGGCCATGTCCTTCCAGACGCAGGGCAACGTGCCTGTCAGTGCCACTGTGCTGGGCATGTGCACCATCAGCGGGGGGTCCATTGCCTTCGGCAACCTGACCTCCGCCGCCCATCCCGTGGTGGTGGGCGTGGTGACCCAGCCCACCATCAACTGCACCAACGGACTGAGCTATACCATCACGGACGACGCGGGTGCCAACGACATTGCCGGCGCTCCGCAGATGACCGACGGCAGCGGCAACTTGATCCCCTACACGTTCACGTATAATGCCGGTCCGCTTGTCGGCTCGGGTGTTGACGAGACCCCGATGAACCTCGCCGCCCAGGTACCGGCAAATGGCGCACAGAGCAAGCCCGCGGGGGCATACTCTGACACCATCGTATTCACCATCACGTACTAA
- a CDS encoding fimbria/pilus periplasmic chaperone has protein sequence MALKRSLRGGHRFGTMALCVLFFLGVLGQAAYAAQFRVTPVRVDLDKNKRSGTVNLINEGTESVRLQVSAVRWTQDARGKDQYAETDELVFFPKVMVLGPGEKRLIRVGVNAPAGAVEKTYRLFVEEIPQRKKDSEGFNVTVALRFGVPVFVAPAKEAVAGDIKEVSLKDGKLRVTVADSGNVHFMITSIEVTGVGAQGEEVFSRELSGWYLLSGAERSYQTSIDTEECKEIAGLEVKVKTDRVEMRRKVDVDGTGCPR, from the coding sequence GTGGCTCTGAAAAGAAGTCTCCGGGGAGGGCACAGGTTCGGGACCATGGCCCTTTGCGTTCTTTTCTTCCTGGGCGTCCTGGGGCAGGCGGCCTATGCCGCCCAGTTCAGGGTGACCCCCGTCCGGGTGGACCTGGACAAGAACAAAAGGAGCGGCACGGTCAACCTCATCAACGAAGGGACCGAGAGCGTCCGCCTTCAGGTCAGCGCGGTCCGCTGGACGCAGGACGCCCGCGGCAAGGACCAGTACGCCGAGACCGACGAGCTGGTCTTCTTTCCCAAGGTCATGGTTCTCGGACCGGGGGAAAAGAGGCTTATCCGGGTGGGCGTCAACGCGCCCGCCGGGGCCGTGGAGAAAACCTACAGGCTCTTCGTGGAGGAGATTCCCCAGAGAAAAAAAGACTCCGAAGGCTTCAACGTGACGGTGGCCCTGAGGTTCGGCGTGCCCGTCTTCGTCGCACCGGCCAAGGAGGCGGTCGCAGGCGACATAAAAGAGGTCTCCCTGAAGGACGGGAAGCTTAGGGTGACCGTCGCAGACAGCGGGAACGTCCATTTCATGATTACCTCCATAGAGGTGACGGGCGTGGGAGCGCAGGGCGAGGAGGTGTTTTCGCGGGAGCTCAGCGGGTGGTATCTCCTGAGCGGGGCGGAGAGGAGCTACCAGACGTCCATAGACACGGAGGAATGCAAGGAAATCGCGGGTCTTGAGGTCAAGGTCAAGACCGACAGGGTCGAAATGAGAAGGAAGGTCGATGTGGACGGCACGGGGTGCCCCCGTTAG
- a CDS encoding fimbria/pilus outer membrane usher protein — MNREPKGEFFVLMEDGDFLVRVEDLKAMGLREIRGGTLSVEGERYVSLNGLKGVRYDFDERTLTLALTASPSLLPEQTVDFARGSPGTVYYPEDTSAFLNYALSYTDSTGPHADVFALTNQLGLRARGVLALTDSLYTHSDQEDRFVRLLSRLVYDWRGSSRRLVTGDFITTPGDFRLGLNMGGVSFSKEFSIDPYFVTYPRPALEGSVELPSELEVSVDGRRILTDRFSPGEFHLKNISSTEGASTVEVVLRDPFGRERTIVQPVYFTRELLKPGVHEYSYNLGILRRNFGLESSDYGGVAFSAFHRVGLTRTLTLGYSAEAAGDVYRLSPRAKVLLGHFGIADVSASASRGSGQWGVAGLLRYSYVGRTVSGRFSLAGFTRAYAVPFGSELDKPRYSFSAGLGFNLWRQGNLTFGYSDLETFQGNGRSAFAAAYTRPLPGRNTYLTARLDYVQERDGLPGTESSYTFFVGVSHLFNGTHVSFETELGEDRNAQRLEVQRNVPFGEGLSYRASVQRREVEGEEFYTTDPYVQYNGRHGVLQGSALLTETENGDFHSYRLALSGALVYVGGEVGVTRPVRDSFGLVKVGTLEGVHVEVNNQDVGTTDEGGRLFVPDLGSYVDTQVSIRNEDIPMDYDIGEEERNVSPPYRSGTLLSFRVEKFQAVTGFLAVETARGTVPLEFYDVTVQVGDKQVEFPTGRDGEFYVENVPPGTYKASLRYKGRVYAFSLTVPETEDVFIDLGTVVVGEKDARPASGAGGTAAPDESPKEPASEAASPEAAASPDAAAPEAPEAPAYYVGMALCLDIPARGFSPSHDMPLALRRMARVLRHSGDLKVAVQACGDGARPGADVAEEYLVARGFPRASFIPWRREARDGLCGQGHAALAVLRVVFQPEGEEPFLLYGNGPETMKCQQERGVTS; from the coding sequence GTGAACCGGGAGCCCAAGGGCGAGTTCTTCGTCCTCATGGAGGATGGAGATTTTCTGGTCAGGGTGGAGGACTTGAAGGCCATGGGTCTTAGAGAGATAAGGGGCGGCACGCTGAGCGTGGAGGGGGAGCGTTACGTCTCCTTGAACGGGCTCAAGGGCGTCCGGTACGACTTCGACGAGCGGACCCTCACCCTTGCGCTCACGGCCTCACCGAGCCTTCTGCCGGAGCAGACGGTGGATTTTGCCCGGGGGTCTCCCGGGACGGTCTACTATCCCGAGGACACCAGCGCCTTCCTGAACTACGCTCTAAGCTACACGGACAGCACGGGCCCCCACGCGGACGTCTTTGCCCTGACCAACCAGCTCGGCCTTCGGGCCCGCGGCGTCCTGGCCCTTACCGACAGCCTGTACACCCACAGCGACCAGGAGGACAGGTTCGTCAGGCTCCTGAGCAGGCTGGTATATGACTGGCGCGGAAGCAGCCGGAGGCTCGTCACCGGGGACTTCATCACGACGCCCGGAGACTTCCGGCTCGGCCTGAACATGGGCGGGGTGAGCTTCTCCAAGGAGTTCAGCATCGACCCCTACTTCGTCACGTATCCGCGGCCCGCCCTGGAGGGCTCCGTGGAGCTTCCCTCGGAGCTGGAGGTCTCCGTCGACGGGCGCCGCATCCTCACCGACAGGTTCTCCCCCGGCGAGTTTCACCTCAAGAACATCTCCTCCACCGAGGGAGCGAGCACCGTGGAGGTGGTCCTCCGGGACCCCTTCGGCAGGGAAAGGACAATCGTGCAGCCCGTCTATTTCACCCGCGAGCTCCTGAAGCCCGGGGTCCATGAATACAGTTACAACCTGGGCATTCTGAGGCGGAATTTCGGCCTGGAAAGCTCCGACTACGGGGGCGTGGCCTTCTCCGCTTTCCACCGTGTGGGCCTGACCCGGACCCTCACGCTGGGCTACAGCGCCGAAGCCGCCGGGGACGTCTACAGGCTTTCCCCCAGGGCCAAGGTCCTTCTCGGACACTTCGGCATTGCGGATGTCTCGGCCTCCGCGAGCCGCGGCAGCGGCCAGTGGGGCGTGGCCGGCCTGCTCAGATACTCCTACGTGGGACGCACTGTGAGCGGGCGCTTCTCCCTGGCCGGCTTCACCCGTGCGTACGCCGTTCCCTTCGGCTCGGAGCTCGACAAACCCCGCTACAGCTTCTCCGCGGGGCTGGGGTTCAACCTCTGGCGGCAAGGCAACCTGACCTTCGGCTACTCCGACCTCGAGACCTTCCAGGGCAACGGCCGGTCCGCCTTCGCCGCCGCCTACACCCGGCCCCTGCCCGGACGGAACACCTACCTTACCGCGAGGCTCGATTACGTCCAGGAGCGAGACGGGCTGCCGGGGACCGAGTCGTCCTACACCTTCTTTGTCGGGGTCTCCCATCTTTTCAACGGCACGCACGTGAGCTTCGAGACCGAGCTGGGGGAGGACCGCAACGCGCAGCGCCTCGAGGTCCAGAGGAACGTCCCCTTCGGCGAGGGCCTGAGCTACCGGGCCTCGGTCCAGAGGCGCGAGGTGGAGGGGGAGGAGTTCTACACGACCGACCCGTACGTGCAGTACAACGGCCGGCACGGGGTGCTCCAGGGCAGTGCCCTGCTTACCGAGACCGAGAACGGCGACTTTCACTCTTACAGGCTCGCGCTTTCCGGAGCCCTGGTTTACGTGGGAGGAGAGGTGGGCGTGACCCGTCCGGTGCGGGACAGCTTCGGGCTGGTGAAGGTGGGCACGCTTGAGGGCGTACACGTGGAGGTCAACAACCAGGACGTCGGCACCACGGATGAGGGGGGCAGGCTTTTCGTACCCGACCTGGGCTCCTATGTGGACACCCAGGTATCCATCAGGAACGAGGACATCCCCATGGACTACGACATCGGGGAGGAAGAGCGCAACGTCTCTCCGCCTTACCGAAGCGGGACGCTCCTTTCGTTTCGGGTAGAGAAGTTCCAGGCCGTGACGGGGTTCCTCGCCGTGGAAACCGCCCGGGGCACCGTGCCTCTGGAGTTCTACGACGTCACTGTCCAGGTGGGGGACAAGCAGGTGGAATTCCCCACCGGAAGGGACGGGGAGTTCTACGTGGAGAACGTGCCGCCGGGGACGTACAAGGCGTCGCTGAGGTACAAGGGGCGCGTGTATGCGTTCTCCCTGACCGTGCCCGAGACGGAGGACGTCTTTATCGACCTGGGCACCGTGGTTGTGGGAGAGAAGGACGCCCGGCCCGCCTCCGGCGCAGGAGGCACGGCGGCGCCCGATGAGTCCCCCAAAGAACCTGCCTCTGAAGCGGCATCCCCGGAGGCGGCGGCATCCCCGGATGCGGCGGCTCCCGAGGCCCCCGAGGCTCCCGCCTATTACGTGGGCATGGCCCTCTGCCTTGACATTCCGGCGCGTGGCTTCAGTCCGAGCCATGACATGCCTTTGGCCCTCAGGAGGATGGCCAGGGTTCTGCGCCATAGCGGGGACCTGAAGGTTGCCGTTCAGGCCTGTGGGGACGGCGCGCGCCCGGGCGCGGACGTTGCGGAGGAGTATCTCGTGGCGCGGGGCTTCCCTCGGGCGAGCTTTATCCCCTGGAGACGGGAGGCCCGGGACGGGCTTTGTGGTCAAGGGCATGCTGCGCTGGCCGTTCTCCGGGTCGTCTTTCAGCCGGAAGGGGAAGAGCCGTTTTTGTTGTATGGGAACGGGCCGGAAACAATGAAATGCCAGCAAGAACGGGGTGTGACGTCATGA
- a CDS encoding spore coat U domain-containing protein, translated as MKRASVTAVICMAVLLAMGRAWAVPPQTCTLSTSPINFGNYSYLSAADLLFSGPAISLQCDRGVARLEVSMGPGSGTSGFNPRQMTGPTAGDLMNYNLYRDAGSTEIWGDGSPGTFTVLVQNNWQQVPVVNLNVYGRVPQGQLLRVGVYRDTVTVTIMW; from the coding sequence ATGAAAAGGGCGAGCGTTACAGCGGTCATATGCATGGCGGTTCTGCTTGCGATGGGAAGGGCGTGGGCCGTCCCTCCCCAGACGTGCACGCTTTCCACCTCACCCATCAACTTCGGCAACTACAGTTACCTCTCGGCGGCGGACCTTCTGTTTTCGGGGCCCGCCATCTCGCTTCAGTGCGACCGGGGCGTGGCAAGGCTGGAAGTCTCCATGGGGCCGGGCTCCGGGACCTCGGGGTTCAACCCCCGGCAGATGACGGGGCCCACGGCGGGGGACCTGATGAACTATAACCTTTACCGGGACGCTGGGAGTACGGAGATATGGGGAGACGGCTCGCCGGGCACCTTTACGGTCCTGGTGCAGAACAACTGGCAGCAGGTCCCGGTGGTAAACCTGAACGTCTACGGGAGGGTTCCCCAGGGGCAGCTCCTGAGGGTGGGCGTGTACAGGGATACCGTAACCGTTACCATCATGTGGTAG
- a CDS encoding sigma-54 dependent transcriptional regulator — protein MLKILNALNGENGAMASLMNGHDVSAPMPDRPLVENVRDGEYHLVLVEGEPAVARALREADPRISIILFGREGEELRAVTEGATAHFTRPPDAGRLAAVIKQVDEEFALRKETGKLEKELHDKYTLSRPVVGRNPKMLEMFSFIRRVAPYYKTVLITGETGTGKECIAQALHELGSPGKPFVALNCGGLTETLLESELFGYKRGAFTGAFSDKKGLFEAAGEGNIFLDEIGDMPLSFQPGFLRVLESGEFRPVGSNLSLRAACRVIAATNKDLKEEVRAGRFRDDLYYRLTPVVVHVPALRERKDDIPLLSRELLDRFNRRTGRNIRGISRPAQAAIMAYDWPGNVRELENVIEQAAMVTSESFIRLEDLPPLLREGRPPKPSAEVDSLDSVIKEHIALALRLSGSNRTHAARKLHISRRALLRKMQKYSLS, from the coding sequence ATGCTCAAGATACTGAACGCTCTCAATGGTGAAAACGGTGCGATGGCCTCTCTCATGAACGGCCATGACGTCAGCGCGCCCATGCCGGACCGTCCGCTGGTGGAAAACGTCAGGGACGGCGAGTATCACCTTGTCCTGGTCGAGGGCGAGCCCGCCGTGGCCAGGGCGCTCCGGGAGGCGGACCCCCGGATTTCCATCATCCTCTTCGGACGGGAAGGGGAGGAGCTTCGGGCCGTCACCGAAGGGGCTACGGCCCATTTCACCCGGCCTCCGGACGCGGGTCGGCTGGCTGCGGTCATCAAGCAGGTGGACGAGGAGTTTGCCCTGAGGAAGGAGACCGGCAAGCTCGAAAAGGAGCTTCACGACAAGTACACCCTCTCGCGGCCCGTGGTGGGCAGGAACCCCAAGATGCTGGAGATGTTCTCCTTCATCCGGCGCGTCGCGCCGTACTATAAGACGGTCCTCATCACCGGCGAGACGGGCACCGGCAAGGAGTGCATCGCCCAGGCGCTGCATGAGCTGGGCTCCCCGGGGAAACCCTTCGTGGCCCTGAATTGCGGCGGGCTTACCGAGACCCTCCTTGAGAGCGAACTGTTCGGCTACAAGCGGGGGGCCTTTACCGGCGCTTTCTCGGACAAGAAGGGCCTCTTCGAGGCCGCCGGGGAGGGGAACATCTTTCTCGACGAGATCGGGGACATGCCCCTGTCCTTCCAGCCCGGCTTTCTCCGGGTCCTGGAAAGCGGGGAGTTCCGGCCCGTGGGAAGCAACCTCTCCCTGAGGGCCGCGTGCAGGGTCATAGCCGCTACGAACAAGGACCTCAAAGAGGAGGTCCGGGCCGGCAGGTTCCGGGACGACCTGTACTACCGCCTGACCCCCGTCGTCGTTCACGTGCCCGCCCTGAGGGAGCGCAAGGACGACATTCCGCTTCTGAGCCGGGAGCTCCTTGACCGGTTCAACCGGAGGACCGGGAGGAACATCCGGGGCATCTCGCGGCCTGCACAGGCCGCCATCATGGCCTATGACTGGCCGGGAAACGTCAGGGAGCTGGAGAACGTCATCGAGCAGGCGGCCATGGTCACCTCGGAGAGCTTCATACGACTTGAGGACCTGCCTCCTTTGCTGCGGGAGGGCCGGCCGCCGAAGCCCTCCGCGGAAGTGGATTCCCTGGACTCCGTCATCAAGGAGCACATCGCTCTGGCCCTGCGGCTTTCGGGGAGCAACAGGACCCACGCCGCCAGAAAACTCCACATCAGCAGGCGGGCCCTCCTCAGAAAGATGCAGAAGTATTCCCTCTCCTGA